A stretch of DNA from Staphylococcus sp. KG4-3:
ATTATTTAATTCAGATCCCAACGATGTATTATGCCATGTTAGTAGCTGAAAATTTTGATCTGAAAAATTTTGAAAGTATTGATTTCTTAATTCAAGGTGGCTCAGCTCCATTACCAATGGTACAAAAGAAATTTAATAGTATGGGCTATTCTATTATTAACGGTTATGGTTTAACTGAAGCACCACTTGTTATGGTTAATACACCAGAAAATGGGGCGCAGAAGCCTGGTAGTATTGGACAACCGGTAATGTTCATGGATATATGTATATTTGATAATAATTTTGAAGAAGTAGAAGTTGGAGAAATTGGTGAACTTGGTGTTCGTGGGAATAACGTAACACCTGGTTATTGGAATAAACCAGAAGAAACTGCAAAAACATTTCATGGTGAATATTTTTTAACTGGTGATTTAGCCAAAGTAGATGAAGATGGTGATGTCTATATCGTTGATCGTCGCAAGGAAATGATTATTACTGGTGGCGAGAATGTATTACCTTCTGAAGTTGAAGCAGTATTATCAGAACATCCACTTGTAGCTCAGGGCGTTGTTGTTGGATATGATAGCCCTAAATATGGTGAATCAGTTTCAGCAGCTGTTGTACTTACCGAGGATGATCCAGACTTTGAACAGAAATTAGATGAACATATGCGAGAGAACATTGCAGGTTATAAAATACCGAGACTATATCTAAAACTGACACATATGCCGTTGAACTCTACGTCAAAAGCAGATAAATTGGAACTTCAGAAATACATGAATGATAAAGCTCAGAAGTTAGCTCAAGATAAAGATGAATTAAAATAATTATTAAACAAAAAATTTTCAATAAAAATGTAAGCGTAAACATTACAATGGAGGTTTTAATTATGCCAACAAAAGAAGAAACAATCAAAGCACTATACCCAGAGGACATCTTAAGCATTGCGAAAGATTTAACGGAGGGCGAAGTTAAACTGCTAAAACAGTTGAATGACATGTTAGAAGAAAAATACAGAGATTCAGTCAATGAACATTGGTTAAATGCTACTGAACCAGAAGATTATTTCGAAGAGTTGGGTAAATTAAATTATTTCAGAAATCCATTACTTTTTGAAGGGCGTGAAGGTGCACAAACACCAAGCCAAATGTTCCAATTCTTCATGTCTTATACAATAGCAAGATTTGATGTCTCTTTAGCTACATTGTTAGGTGTGCATCAAGGATTAGGACATAATTCATTTTGGTTTGGGGGGAGTAAAGAGCAACAAGCTTACTACTTACCAAAATTACAATCTCATGAATTACGTACATGTTTCGCACTAACTGAACCAGAGCACGGATCTGATGTTGCAGGTGGATTAGAAACGACGGCTAAACGAGAAGGCGATAAATGGATTATCAATGGTGAGAAAAAATGGATTGGCGGTGCAAATGTAGCTGATGTTATGCCCGTATATGCAGTTGATGTCGATACAGGTAAGCCAAAAGGTTTCATCATTGAACCGAGTCAAGAAGGTGTAGAAATAGAACTATTAGAACATAAAATTGCACTGAGAATTGTTCCTAATGCAAAGATTCGTTTAAAAAATGTAGTCGTCAAAGAAGAAAAACGCTTGCAAAATATCAATTCTTTTAAAGATATTGCGAAAGTCTTGTACTCTACACGTGCTGGTGTGGCTTATATGGCTACAGGTGCTATGGCTGGTGCTTTGAGAGCAACGACGGACTATGTAACAAAACGTAAACAGTTTGGTAAAGAAATTAGTAAGTTTCAGTTAATTCAAGAAAAATTAGCCATGATGCAAGGTAATTTAGCTCAAGCAATGGCGACATGTGCACAGCTTGCTCGAATGCAGGCTAATGGAG
This window harbors:
- a CDS encoding class I adenylate-forming enzyme family protein, producing the protein MNYDWIKTRATFDDNKAAVIDPFKGTEWSYKDLNIRAENLANYLQDQGIKRGDVVGIFTPNDVAILDLMFASFKLGAVYLPINWRLKTQEIESVINDSNVKLIFYAEKHVSSLEGVADELIHMDIDSKVYDDIVDPTQHRPFNTVSVEGNDLASLMYTSGTTGLPKGVMFSYDSFVNNPINLALTYKINSTYTTIISTPMFHVLGFNDLTLPLLMAGGTLILQRYFNGESLNDLMAQYQPNYLIQIPTMYYAMLVAENFDLKNFESIDFLIQGGSAPLPMVQKKFNSMGYSIINGYGLTEAPLVMVNTPENGAQKPGSIGQPVMFMDICIFDNNFEEVEVGEIGELGVRGNNVTPGYWNKPEETAKTFHGEYFLTGDLAKVDEDGDVYIVDRRKEMIITGGENVLPSEVEAVLSEHPLVAQGVVVGYDSPKYGESVSAAVVLTEDDPDFEQKLDEHMRENIAGYKIPRLYLKLTHMPLNSTSKADKLELQKYMNDKAQKLAQDKDELK
- a CDS encoding acyl-CoA dehydrogenase family protein yields the protein MPTKEETIKALYPEDILSIAKDLTEGEVKLLKQLNDMLEEKYRDSVNEHWLNATEPEDYFEELGKLNYFRNPLLFEGREGAQTPSQMFQFFMSYTIARFDVSLATLLGVHQGLGHNSFWFGGSKEQQAYYLPKLQSHELRTCFALTEPEHGSDVAGGLETTAKREGDKWIINGEKKWIGGANVADVMPVYAVDVDTGKPKGFIIEPSQEGVEIELLEHKIALRIVPNAKIRLKNVVVKEEKRLQNINSFKDIAKVLYSTRAGVAYMATGAMAGALRATTDYVTKRKQFGKEISKFQLIQEKLAMMQGNLAQAMATCAQLARMQANGEYDEVATSTAKMMNSLRLRESVAMGRGIHGGNGILAGEYDIARFFADAEAIYTYEGTHEVNALVIGRAITGDSAFI